CCGGGTCCTGACGCACCTGCCCGAGCCGTGGACCGGACCGTCGCATCACACAACGTCGTGGCGCCGGCGCCCTATGAGGAGCAGCAGTCTTGCGCGAGTTCAGCCTTCCGGCTTTGTACGAGGTCCCCGCGGACGGCAATCTGACCGACATCGTCCGCAGAAACGCCGCGCAGCACCCAGATGTCGCCGTGATCGCCCGCAAGGCGAACGGCGGCTGGCAGGACGTGACCGCCACGGTCTTCCTCGCCGAGGTGCACGCCGCCGCCAAGGGGCTCATCGCCTCCGGCGTCCAGCCCGGCGACCGGGTCGGCCTGATGTCCCGCACGCGGTACGAGTGGACGCTGCTCGACTTCGCGATCTGGTGCGCGGGCGCGATCACCGTGCCGGTGTACGAGACCAGCTCGCCGGAGCAGGTGCAGTGGATCCTGAGCGACTCGGGCGCCACCGCCGTCATCGTCGAGCAGGACGGGCACGCGGCCACCGTCGAGTCGGTGCGGGCGCAGCTGCCCGCGCTCAAGCACGTCTGGCAGATCGACGCCGGCGCGATCGACGAGCTGGACCGCGCGGGCAAGGACGTCACCGACGCGACCGTCGAGAAGCGCAGCTCGCTGGCGAAGGCCGACGACCCGGCGACCATCGTGTACACGAGTGGCACCACCGGGCGGCCCAAGGGCTGTGTGCTCACCCACCGCAGCTTCTTCGCGGAGTGCGGCAACATCGTCGAGCGGCTGCGCCCGCTGTTCCGCACCGGCGAGTGCTCGGTGCTGCTGTTCCTGCCGCTCGCGCACGTCTTCGGGCGGCTGGTGCAGATCGCGCCGATGATGGCGCCGATCAAGCTGGGCCTGGTCCCGGACATCAAGAACCTCACCGATGAACTCGCCTCGTTCCGGCCGACGTTGATCCTCGGTGTGCCGCGCGTCTTCGAGAAGGTCTACAACTCGGCGCGTGCCAAGGCGCAGGCGGACGGCAAGGGCAAGATCTTCGACAAGGCGGCCGACACCGCGATCGCGTACAGCCGCGCGCTGGACACCCCGTCGGGTCCGTCGCTCGGTCTGAAGATCAAGTACAAGACCTTCGACAAGCTCGTCTACAGCAAGCTGCGCGCGGTGCTCGGCGGCAAGGGCGAGTACGCGATCTCCGGCGGCGCCCCGCTGGGCGAGCGGCTCGGGCACTTCTTCCGCGGCATCGGCTTCACGGTCCTGGAGGGCTACGGCCTGACCGAGTCCTGCGCGGCCACCGCGTTCAACCCCTGGGACCGGACGAAGATCGGCACGGTCGGCCAGCCGCTGCCCGGCTCGGTCGTGCGCATCGCGGACGACGGCGAGGTGCTGCTGCACGGCGAGCACCTGTTCAAGGGTTACTGGAACAACGAAGCGGCTACGGCCGAGGCGCTCGCCGACGGCTGGTTCCACACCGGCGACATCGGCACCCTCGACGAGGACGGCTACCTCAGCATCACGGGCCGCAAGAAGGAGATCATCGTCACCGCGGGCGGCAAGAACGTCGCCCCGGCCGTGATCGAGGACCGCATCCGCGCGCACGCGCTGGTCGCGGAGTGCATGGTCGTCGGCGACGGGCGGCCCTTCGTGGGCGCGCTGATCACGGTCGACGACGAGTTCCTGGGCCGCTGGGCCGCCGAGCACGGCAAACCGGCGGGTTCCACCGCGGCGTCGCTGCGTGACGACCCGGACCTGGTGCGGGCGATCCAGGACGCGGTCGACGACGGCAACGCCGCGGTGTCGAAGGCGGAATCGGTGCGGAAGTTCCGCATTCTGTCCTCCCAGTTCACGGAGGAGTCGGGCCACCTGACGCCGTCCCTGAAGCTCAAGCGCAATGTGGTGGCCAAGGACTACGCGGACGAGATCGAGGCCATCTACCAGAAGTAGAGGGGTGGTCGGGGCATCCGGTGGGTGCTCAGAAGTCCTCGGCGAGGACCCGTTCCAGCGTGCGTTCGGCGAGCGCGGTGATGGTGACGAACGGGTTCACGCCGATGTTGCCGGGCACCAGCGAACCGTCCGTGATGTACAGCTTCGAATACCCCTTCACCCGGCCGTAGTTGTCGGTCGCGTTGCCCAGCACACAGCCGCCCAGCGGGTGGTAGCAGAAGTCGTCCGCGAACACCTTGCTGGGCGTGCCGAACAGGTCGGAGCGGTAGATCGTCGCGTTGGCCGAGTTGATCCGGTCGAACAGCTTCTTGGCCATCGCGACCGAGACCGCGCTCTGCGCCGCGGTCCAGCCCAGCTTCACCGTGCCGCTCGCCGAGTCGTAGGTGAACGAGGCCCGTTGGGGGTTCTTGGTGATCGCCAGATAGAGGCTCACCCAGGTCTCGAAGCCGATGGGCAGCGGAGCGATCTCCGCGAAGACCGGGTTGTCGGTGTTGGCCCAGTCGTCGATGCCCATCACCGGCATCGTCGCCTGGTTGGCGCCGGTCGTGTCCCAGATGTGGTTGGCGCGGCCGACCATGGTGTTGCCGTTGGGTCCCCAGCCCGCCCCGACCGTGGAGTTGAGCGCGGGCAGGGTGCCCGTGTCCCTTGCCCGGACGAGGAGTTCGGTGGTGCCGAGGCTGCCGCCGCCGAGGAACAGATAGGTGCAGCTGTACTGCTTGGTCTCGACGACCGCGCCGGTGTCGTCGATCCGGTTCACGCTCAGGACGTACGACCCGTCGCTCGCGCGGCTGACCCCGGTCACCTTCTCCATGGTGTGGATGGTGACCTTGCCGGTGCCCAGCGCCGAGGCGAGGTAGGTCTTGTCGAGGCTCTTCTTGCCGTAGTTGTTGCCGTAGATGACCTCCTGGGCGAGCGCGGACTTGGTGGCGGTGCCGGCCGCCTCCTTCTGCATGTAGCCGAAGTCGTAGACGTTGGGCACGAAGGTGGTCGTCAGGCCGGTGTTCGTGGCCGCCTTCCGTGAGGTGCGGGTGAACTGGTACCACTCGGTCGACTCGAACCACGTCGGGTCGACGGTGTTGACGCCGAGCATGGTGCGGGCGCGCGGGAAGTACGTGTTGTACATCGCGGTGGCGTCCACGGCGGGGAACTGCTCGGTGAAGTACGACTGGCGCGGGGTGACCGCCATGCCGCCGTTGACCAGCGAGCCGCCGCCGACCCCGCGTCCCACGTACACGGACATGGCGTCGTAGTGCACGCGGTCCAGGACGCCCGGGTACGCGGTGATGTCCTTGTTGACGACGTCCAGCCAGAGGAAGCTCGCGAGCGGGGCCTCTGTGCGGGTCTTGAACCACATCGAGCGCTGGTCCGGGTTGGCGGTGTTGCAGAAGATCTTGCCGTCGGCACCGGCCGTGTTCCACAGCCTGCCCATCTCCAGGACCACGGTGGTGACGCCGGCCTGGCCCAGGCGGAGGGCGGCGACCGCGCCGCCGTAGCCGGACCCGACGACGATCGCGGGGGCGGTCTGGACGGCGGCGGGTTCGACGGCCTGCGCGGACTGCAGACCGATACGGGTGAGACCGGCGGTGGCGGCGGTCTGGAGGGCGATCATGCCCAGGATTTGACGTCTCGTCAGCTGATGCTGCGTCAGTTTTGCTGTCATGCGCGCAGCATGTGCGGATTATTGGGTTCCGCCAAGGGGCTGCGCCGGTTTTGGGGCGCTGTGGGTGGGTGCCGGGTGCGGTGGTCGGGCGGGTGCGGGTCGGTGGGGGCTGGTCGCGCAGTTCCCCGCGCCCCTAAAAGCAGGGGGTTCCGCGTGCGACCGTTGCAGAGTCGCCGGCGTCACGGTCCCGCCCCGGAAAGCAGGGGGTTGCCCAGGGTCCACCGCCCCCGCCACTCGGGCGAGCCGGGGTTCGCTCGGTTCGGCCACACCCCGCACCGCAAACAGCCGCAACCGCCCGCCTCCTAAGGGGCGCGAGGAACTGCGCGACCAGCCCCCACCACCCCGCGCCCGCCCGACAACCGCACCCGGCACCCCAGATGGCGCCCCTACAGCAACGCCCTCAACCTCTCCGCAAGGAGATCCCACCGCCACCGCTCCTCCACCCACTGCCGCCCCCGCTCCCCCATGTTCTGACGGAGCTCCGGGTCGGCGAGCAGCGCGAGGATGCGGTCGGCGGCGTCCTCCGGGGAGCCGCCCCGGACGACCCAGCCGGTCTCCCCGTCGAGGACCGCGTCGGGCGCGCCCCCGGAGTCCCCGGCGACGACGGGCAGCCCCGTGGCGGACGCCTCCAGGTAGACGATGCCGAGCCCCTCCACGTCGAGACCCCCGCGCCGTGTACGGCAGGGCATCGCGAAGACGTCACCGGCGCCGTAGTGGGCGGGCAGTTCCGACCAGGGCACGGCGCCCGTGAAGCGGACGGAGTCGCTCACACCCGTCTCCCGCACAAGCCGCCGCAGGTCCTTCTCGTAAGGACCGCCCCCCACGATCAGCAGCACGGCCTCCGGCTCGCGGGCCAGGATGCGCGGCATCGCAAGGATCAACGTGTCCTGCCCCTTGCGCGGCACCAGCCGCGAGACGCAGACCACCACCGGCCGGTCGGTCAACCCGAGCCGCGCCCGGACCTCCGCTCCACCCGACCCGGGATGGAAGACCTTCTCGTCCACGCCGGGCGGGAGTTGGACCATCCGCGCGGCCGCCTCCGGACTCAGCGCGGCGGCGATGCGCGAGCGCGTGTACTCCCCGAGGTAGGTGACCGTGTCGGTGGACTCCCCGATGCGGTGCAGGAGTTGGCGGGAGGCGGGAAGCTGGGCCCACCCGGCCTCGTGACCGTGGGTCGTGGCCACCAGCCGTTCCGCGCCCGCCTTCCGCAACGCCGGCGCCATCAGCCCGAGCGGCGCCGCCGCCCCGAACCACACCGCCGTACACCCGTGTTCACGCAGCAGCCCCACGGCCCGGCGGGTCGCGGCGGGCGTCGGCAGCAGCATGGTCGTGGCGTCCCGTACGACGGTGAACGGCTGCTCGGCGTCGAACGCGGCCGTCGCCTCGGCGCCCTCCCGCCCGCGCTTCCAGGTCGAGGCGTAGACCACGAGCCGCTCCGGGTCCAGCCGTAGCGCCATGTTGTGCAGGAACGCCTGGATGCCACCGGGCCGGGGCGGAAAGTCATTGGTCACGATCAGGGTCTTGCGCACGCGGCAGACCCTACCGGCCCTACCGGACGACGACTCACAGGGCCGCACGGCCGCGCTTCATGGCCATCGCACAGCAGATCGGGAGAACATGTGCCCCACATCGGCAGGCACGACACGGCACGGCACGGAACAGGGGCTCAGGTGGAGATCGCGGGCGCGGGACGGCGGCTGGCGCCGCTGCTGGGAACCTGGGGCCTGACCAGAGTCGTCCTCCTGCTGTTCGTCTTCAAGGTGCTCGTGTTCCCGGGCCCGGACGTCACCAGCGACGTCTCGGTGATCTACCAGGGCTGGTACGAGACGCTCCGCCACGGCGGCTTCCCGCTGGACGACGTCACCTGGCAGTACCCGCCCGCCGCCGCCCTCCCGATCCTCTCCCCCGCCCTGCTCGGCTTCCTGGACTACGCCTCGGCGTTCTTCGTCCTAGCCTTCCTCGCCGACCTGACCGTCCTGGCCCTGCTCCTGTACACGGGCCTGCGCCCCGGCCGCACCCTCCGCGGCGCCTGGGTCTGGACCGCGGGCGTCCCGCTGCTGGGCCCGACCGTGTACGCGCGCTACGACGTGATGGTGACCGCGGTCGCCGTGGCCGCCCTGCTCGCGGGCACCCGCCACCCCCGCGTGATGGGCGCGCTGGCCGGCTTCGGAGCACTCCTCAAGGTCTGGCCGGCGCTGCTCCTGCTGGGCGCGGTCAAGCGCCGGGCGTGGGGAGCGGCGGCGGTGACGGCAGTGGTGATCGCGAGCCTCTTCGCGGTGTCGATGCCGGGCGCGTTCGCCTTCCTGAACTTCCAGCGCAACCGCGGCACGGAGGTGGAGTCCCTGGGCTCCCTCGTCTTCCACGTGGCCCGGCACTTCGGCTGGCCGGGCCAAGTCCTCCTGAACTACGGCTCGGTGGAGTTCGTCGGCCCGTACGTCAACTGGGTCAGCACGGCCGCCCTGGGCCTCACCGCGATGGCCTTCGGCTGGATCGTGCTCTGGCGCCTGATGGCGGCCCGCTTCCACCCCCACACCCTCGCGGACGCGGCCTTCGTCGCGGTCCTGATGTTCACGGTCACCAGCCGGGTGATCAGCCCCCAGTACGTCGTCTGGCTGATCGGCCTCGCAGCCGTCTGCTCCTGCTTCCGCGCCAGCCGTATGCGGCTCCCGGTAGCCCTGGTCCTGGCAGCGGCCTTCGTCACGGTCCTGGAGTTCCCGATCTGGTTCGCCCACGTGGTCGCCAGCGACGGCCTCGGCGTGACGCTGTTGATCGTCCGCAACGGCCTGCTGATCGCAGCGGCCCTCACCGCCGCACGGGAGCTGTGGCGGGCATCGGTCACCTGGGCTGACGTACCGCCGCTGCCCGCTCAGGCGACCCGGTCGAAGGCGACTTCGGCGTCGTCCTGAGTCAAGGCCCCTTCAGATCAGGCGAGTTGACCCTTCAGATAGTCCCGCCACTCCGCGGTGAAGTCCCCCAGCGTCACCCCGAGGACGCTCTTCAACGCGTCCTCCACCGCCCCCGACCGCTTCTTGTGGGCGCCAACAGCCCTGTAGAACTTGCCCAGTTGGTCGGCCCCCCACCGGCCCTCGATCATCCGGCAGGCCATCCAACCGCCCTCGTACGCCTGCGCGAGCTTCGTCGGCTCGCTGTTGAAGCCGAAGTCCTTGTCGGTGGGGAGGGCGGTCGGGAGGTCGCCGTCCTCGACCGCGCGGTAGAGCTCCGGGGCGGCCTGGGTGGGGGTGCGGCCGGTGCCTCGGTAGCCGATCCAGTCGGCGTAGCCCTCCGAGAGCCAGAGGGGGGTGGCGGAGGTGGTGTGGGCTCGGGTCGCCACATGGGTCGTCTCGTGGGTCAGGACCACCTGCTTGCCCACCGAACCCAGGAGCGCGTACGCCTCCGGGTTGACGATGATCCGGTCCGCGGGCGCGTTGCCCGAGCCGCCCGCCTCGCCCGTCGTCACCGCGGCGATGCCCCGGTAGGAGGCCGCCGGTGATCCCAGGAGGCCCGCCATGCCGTCCAGGGAGCCGGGGACGAGCACGACGACGTGCCGGGTCCAGTCCGTGCCCCACGCGGCCGACACGGCCGGTACGGCGTGGTCGGCGAGGGAGCGGTAGTCGCGGAGGACGGCAGCGTCCTGGCCGACGCCCATGACCAGGCTGTGCGCGCCGTTGACGACGCTCACCTTCCCCTGGTCCCACAGCTGCTGGCCGGACTTCTTCGCGGGCTCGTCCGCGGCGACGTACCACTGCGCGTCGGCGGTGAGGCGGAGCGTGAGGGTGCGGGCGACGGTGACGGGTGAGGTGTCGTAGCCCTTGACCTTGTAGCTCAGTTCGGCGTCGGCGGTCGCGGTGGCGCCGCTGCGGTGCAGGGCGGTCAGGCGGTACGACCAGGAGGCGAAGGGGACGGCGCTCAGGTTCTCGTACGCCGTGCGCGCTCCGGTCCTCGTGTACGCCGTCTCGTCGTGGTGCAGGACCGCCGCGGACTGACGGTCGAGGAGGCCCTGGACCTCCGCCTTCGCGCTGTTCGCCGCCGGCTGCCCGCCGCACGCCACCAGCGAGACGAGCAGCAGACACAGCGCGAGCACTCCGGAGCGCGACGCCCGCCTACGACCAGTCACTTCCCGATCGTACGACCCTTTCGGGCGGGTTCAGACCCTCGTGACCGACGAGATGGGCATCATGCCGACCGGGTCGTAGCGCACCGGCGCGCCGGGGTAGGGGGCGTGGATGACCTGGCCGTTGCCCACGTACATGCCGACATGGCTGGCGTCGGAGCGGTAGACGACCAGGTCGCCGGGCTGGGCCTGGGAGAGCGGGATCCGGTGGCCGGCGTAGCGCTGTTCCTGCGAGGTGCGCGGGAGGTGGACGCCCGCGTGGGCGTACGACCACTGCATCAGGCCGGAGCAGTCGAAGCCGCCGGGGCCGTTGGCGCCCCAGATGTACGGCTTGCCCAGGGCGGAGCGGGCGGCGGCCACGGCGGCGGCCGCGCGGCCCGAGGAGGGGACGCCGGCGCCGAGGTCGGGGATGTCCTCGCGGGTGGAGCGGGAGGCCCGGTCGAAGGAGGCGCGCTCGGCGAGCGGCATCTGGTTGAGGAGTTGCCGGGCCTTGGCGAGTTTCCGTTCCACGGTCTTCTTGTGGGTGGCGACGGCCTTGCGGCTGCGCTCCAGTTCCGCGAGGTGTCCGGCGGCCTCGGTGCGTTCCTGGGCGAGTTCGCGCATGGCCTCCTGGAGGTCCTTGAGCTGGCCCGCCTGCTGGGTGGTGATGCGGTCGAGGACGGAGGCCTTGTCGAGGTAGTCGGCCGGGTCGTCGGAGAACAGCAGCGCGACGGTGGGGTCGATGCCGCCGGAGCGGTACTGGGCGCCGGCGAGTGAACCCAGCGCGTCCCGCATGGTGTTGATGCGCTGCTGCTGCCGGGCGATGCGGTCCTGGGCGTTACTCACCTGCCGGTGCAGCTGCCCGGCGCTCTCGTCGGCCTTGTCGTAGGCCTCGGTCGCCCGCTCCGCCTCCTGGTAGAGCCGGTCCACCTCGGCCTTGGAGTCGTCGTGCGGCGCGGCCACGGCGGAGGTGGCCGGCAGGGCGCCGAGAGCGGCGGCGGCCGCGCTCAAGACGCAGACCGCGGCGCTGGCGCCTCGGTCGAACCCGGACGGTGCAGGGCGGCGACGGGATCCCACGGGGAGTCGCACTCCTTCCGCTGGCGGACACGGACCGCTTCCCCAGTGCGGGGAAACGCGCCAGACAGTAGCTCTGTGAAGGGGTGCGGGCCAAAGACCGCCGCAGGCACACAACGTGACGCCCCGCCTATGACGCAGGTCATCGGCGGGGCGCGGGGTCAGCCTGGTGTGTCGCAATTCGCCCGTTCGGGCGGTCCGGGAGGGGACGGAATCAGACCCGGACGCCGAACTGGAAGGGCATGTTGCCGATCGATTCGTAGCGGACCACGGCACCGGTGTGCGGGGCGTGCAGCACCTGGCCATTGCCTGCGTAGAGGCCGACATGGTGGTAGTCGCCGTAGAAGATGACGAGGTCGCCGACCTTCAGGTCGCTCTCGCTGGAGATGCGGGTGCCGTAGTTGGCCTGCGCCTCCGACGTCCGGGGTATGGAGACACCCGCCTGCGCGTAGGCCCAGGAGGTGAGGCCGGAGCAGTCGAAGGAGGACGGGCCGGAGGCGCCGTAGACGTACGGCGAGCCGATCACGGACTGGGCGGCGGCGAAGGCGGCGGCGGCGCGGCCGGAGGCGGAACCGGTGCTGCCGAGGTTCACCCGCGAGCTGGAACGGTTGGCGGCCTGGGCCTGCTCCTGGGCGAGGGACGCCTTCTCCGCCGCCGTCAGGGTGTTGAGCAGCTTCTGGGCCGAGGCCAGCTTCGCCTTGACCTCGTCCTTCTTCTTCTTGAGCTCGGTGCGGGTGGCGGAGAGGTCCTTGAGCTTGCTGCTCGCCTCCGCGCGCTCCTGGGCGAGTTCGCGCTGCTTGCCCTGGATCTTCGTGAGCGCCTCGACCTGCTGACTGCTCAACTGGTCCATCGTGGACGCCTTGTCGAGGTAGTCGTCCGGGTTCGAGGACAGGAACAGCTGGATCGAGGGGTCGATGCCCCCGGTGCGGTACTGGGCGCTCGCCATCGTGCCGAGGCCGTCCCGGAGCTTGTTGAGCTCCTCCTGGCCGCGGGCGACGTTGTCCTGGATGGTGGAGATCTCCTTCTGGAGCTTCTCCTGCTTCTCCTGGGCGCCGTCGAGCTTCTCGGTGGCCTGCTCGGCCTGCTCGTAGAGGGCGTCGACCTTCGCCTTGACCTCGTCCTTGCTGGGCTTCTCGCTCGGCGCGGCATTGGCGGCCTGAGCGCTGAAGGCAACGGCGGCTGCGGCTGCGGTGGTCAGCACAGTCACACGCGTGCGGCTCGGCTGCTTCGGTCGACGATGGGACGCCACGGAGTCGAGCTCCTTCTATTGAGTGATCACCCGTTCGGAGGTTCGAGGCCTGACCCTAGTGATGTTTCTGTGATCAGTTCAAATCCTCACACGAAAAAATGCTGTCACTCAAAGCATTCTTTGCACATAACCAACATGCAGTGATGGCTGATTGACGCTACGTTGCGTGACGGTTCGGTCAATTCCGGCATTAAACCTGTACGTTGACCTTCACGACAGTCGCTTGAGGAGTACCGCAGAAGCGACGGGCCGCGCGCCCGCCTTCGCGATGCCGTCGGCCACCTCGCGGTCGGTCGACGCGACGATGACGGGCCGGCCCGGCGGCTCGGCGCGCACCAGCTGACGGATCAACTCGTCGGCGGTGACGCCCGGTTTGGAGAACAGCACCCGCACCCCGCGCGGCGGCGCGAGCAGCACCGGCGCGGCCAGTTCGGCCCCGTCGAAGACACAGGTGACCTCGGCGCCGGTCTGCGCGGCGAGCTGCGAGAGCTGCCCGAGCAACCTCAACCGCTGCTTCTCCAGGGGCATTTGGGGATAGCCGGTCTTGGTGACGTTGTAGCCGTCGACGACCAGGTGGGCCTGCGGCAGCGCGAGCAACTGGTCGAGGATCGCGGGGTCGTTGTCCGACAGCGCCCGCGCCGCGATGTCCTTCGGGGTCATTCGTCCCGGTTCGACCGCGTCGACGGTCTCGGCGGGCCGCACGGAGACCGGCGGCAGAGCCAGTTCCCTCCGCAGCCCCTGAGCCGCGTCGAGCACGGTGTCGAGCAGCAGCCGTACCCGCATGTCCTCGACGCTGCGCCCCTCGCGGGCGGCCTTGCGGGTGGCCTCCAGGGCCGCCTCCGCCTCGCCGAGCCGGGCCTTGAGGCGGCGGCTCTCGCTCTCGGCGGCGGACACCTGGGTCTGCGCCTCGGCGCGCGCGGTGTCCGTCTCGGCCCGCAGCTTGCGCAGGGCGGCCTCGCCGCGTTTGACGTCGCTGTGGGCGGCGCGCAGCTTGCGGTGCAGCGAGTCCGCTTCCTTCTTCGCCGCGTCCAGCTCGGTGCGCAGCCGCTCGGTGTCGGCCCGGGTCGCGTCCCGCGCCT
The nucleotide sequence above comes from Streptomyces sp. N50. Encoded proteins:
- a CDS encoding AMP-dependent synthetase/ligase codes for the protein MREFSLPALYEVPADGNLTDIVRRNAAQHPDVAVIARKANGGWQDVTATVFLAEVHAAAKGLIASGVQPGDRVGLMSRTRYEWTLLDFAIWCAGAITVPVYETSSPEQVQWILSDSGATAVIVEQDGHAATVESVRAQLPALKHVWQIDAGAIDELDRAGKDVTDATVEKRSSLAKADDPATIVYTSGTTGRPKGCVLTHRSFFAECGNIVERLRPLFRTGECSVLLFLPLAHVFGRLVQIAPMMAPIKLGLVPDIKNLTDELASFRPTLILGVPRVFEKVYNSARAKAQADGKGKIFDKAADTAIAYSRALDTPSGPSLGLKIKYKTFDKLVYSKLRAVLGGKGEYAISGGAPLGERLGHFFRGIGFTVLEGYGLTESCAATAFNPWDRTKIGTVGQPLPGSVVRIADDGEVLLHGEHLFKGYWNNEAATAEALADGWFHTGDIGTLDEDGYLSITGRKKEIIVTAGGKNVAPAVIEDRIRAHALVAECMVVGDGRPFVGALITVDDEFLGRWAAEHGKPAGSTAASLRDDPDLVRAIQDAVDDGNAAVSKAESVRKFRILSSQFTEESGHLTPSLKLKRNVVAKDYADEIEAIYQK
- a CDS encoding GMC oxidoreductase, with protein sequence MIALQTAATAGLTRIGLQSAQAVEPAAVQTAPAIVVGSGYGGAVAALRLGQAGVTTVVLEMGRLWNTAGADGKIFCNTANPDQRSMWFKTRTEAPLASFLWLDVVNKDITAYPGVLDRVHYDAMSVYVGRGVGGGSLVNGGMAVTPRQSYFTEQFPAVDATAMYNTYFPRARTMLGVNTVDPTWFESTEWYQFTRTSRKAATNTGLTTTFVPNVYDFGYMQKEAAGTATKSALAQEVIYGNNYGKKSLDKTYLASALGTGKVTIHTMEKVTGVSRASDGSYVLSVNRIDDTGAVVETKQYSCTYLFLGGGSLGTTELLVRARDTGTLPALNSTVGAGWGPNGNTMVGRANHIWDTTGANQATMPVMGIDDWANTDNPVFAEIAPLPIGFETWVSLYLAITKNPQRASFTYDSASGTVKLGWTAAQSAVSVAMAKKLFDRINSANATIYRSDLFGTPSKVFADDFCYHPLGGCVLGNATDNYGRVKGYSKLYITDGSLVPGNIGVNPFVTITALAERTLERVLAEDF
- a CDS encoding glycosyltransferase family 4 protein, translated to MRKTLIVTNDFPPRPGGIQAFLHNMALRLDPERLVVYASTWKRGREGAEATAAFDAEQPFTVVRDATTMLLPTPAATRRAVGLLREHGCTAVWFGAAAPLGLMAPALRKAGAERLVATTHGHEAGWAQLPASRQLLHRIGESTDTVTYLGEYTRSRIAAALSPEAAARMVQLPPGVDEKVFHPGSGGAEVRARLGLTDRPVVVCVSRLVPRKGQDTLILAMPRILAREPEAVLLIVGGGPYEKDLRRLVRETGVSDSVRFTGAVPWSELPAHYGAGDVFAMPCRTRRGGLDVEGLGIVYLEASATGLPVVAGDSGGAPDAVLDGETGWVVRGGSPEDAADRILALLADPELRQNMGERGRQWVEERWRWDLLAERLRALL
- a CDS encoding glycosyltransferase family 87 protein, with the protein product MEIAGAGRRLAPLLGTWGLTRVVLLLFVFKVLVFPGPDVTSDVSVIYQGWYETLRHGGFPLDDVTWQYPPAAALPILSPALLGFLDYASAFFVLAFLADLTVLALLLYTGLRPGRTLRGAWVWTAGVPLLGPTVYARYDVMVTAVAVAALLAGTRHPRVMGALAGFGALLKVWPALLLLGAVKRRAWGAAAVTAVVIASLFAVSMPGAFAFLNFQRNRGTEVESLGSLVFHVARHFGWPGQVLLNYGSVEFVGPYVNWVSTAALGLTAMAFGWIVLWRLMAARFHPHTLADAAFVAVLMFTVTSRVISPQYVVWLIGLAAVCSCFRASRMRLPVALVLAAAFVTVLEFPIWFAHVVASDGLGVTLLIVRNGLLIAAALTAARELWRASVTWADVPPLPAQATRSKATSASS
- a CDS encoding NlpC/P60 family protein → MGSRRRPAPSGFDRGASAAVCVLSAAAAALGALPATSAVAAPHDDSKAEVDRLYQEAERATEAYDKADESAGQLHRQVSNAQDRIARQQQRINTMRDALGSLAGAQYRSGGIDPTVALLFSDDPADYLDKASVLDRITTQQAGQLKDLQEAMRELAQERTEAAGHLAELERSRKAVATHKKTVERKLAKARQLLNQMPLAERASFDRASRSTREDIPDLGAGVPSSGRAAAAVAAARSALGKPYIWGANGPGGFDCSGLMQWSYAHAGVHLPRTSQEQRYAGHRIPLSQAQPGDLVVYRSDASHVGMYVGNGQVIHAPYPGAPVRYDPVGMMPISSVTRV
- a CDS encoding NlpC/P60 family protein produces the protein MASHRRPKQPSRTRVTVLTTAAAAAVAFSAQAANAAPSEKPSKDEVKAKVDALYEQAEQATEKLDGAQEKQEKLQKEISTIQDNVARGQEELNKLRDGLGTMASAQYRTGGIDPSIQLFLSSNPDDYLDKASTMDQLSSQQVEALTKIQGKQRELAQERAEASSKLKDLSATRTELKKKKDEVKAKLASAQKLLNTLTAAEKASLAQEQAQAANRSSSRVNLGSTGSASGRAAAAFAAAQSVIGSPYVYGASGPSSFDCSGLTSWAYAQAGVSIPRTSEAQANYGTRISSESDLKVGDLVIFYGDYHHVGLYAGNGQVLHAPHTGAVVRYESIGNMPFQFGVRV
- a CDS encoding NYN domain-containing protein, which encodes MVENSGGGPGDGAAEVLDRPLPDGVRRRVVQIVSDGFGGLTVAELPAQLRQYARFAPNRRAKFAGNAMAAALETDPLFRQRIGEKLREAQSELAGALDSGSPPPAADPLDVAAAAYVLRPTGWVKLVTAAGEEALRADAERADEESRAELERLREELAQARDATRADTERLRTELDAAKKEADSLHRKLRAAHSDVKRGEAALRKLRAETDTARAEAQTQVSAAESESRRLKARLGEAEAALEATRKAAREGRSVEDMRVRLLLDTVLDAAQGLRRELALPPVSVRPAETVDAVEPGRMTPKDIAARALSDNDPAILDQLLALPQAHLVVDGYNVTKTGYPQMPLEKQRLRLLGQLSQLAAQTGAEVTCVFDGAELAAPVLLAPPRGVRVLFSKPGVTADELIRQLVRAEPPGRPVIVASTDREVADGIAKAGARPVASAVLLKRLS